The Deltaproteobacteria bacterium genome includes the window TTTTTGATATCCGTTATGGACCCTATGGCACGGTAAAGGAGATCGTCCCTGTGCACGCAGATTACGGGGAGGTGAAAAAGGCCGTCCTCTCCGATCTGGATGCCTATCCCTTTCCGGAGCATCAGATTGTCCCATTCACCGAGCTTATCCATGACCGGGTGGCCATTGAGATTGCACGGGGGTGTACCCGTGGCTGTCGTTTCTGCCAGGCAGGGATGATTTACCGCCCGGTGCGGGAACGAAGTCTCGCATCCATTTTGGAAAAAGCGGAAAACACCCTTAAATGGTCGGGCTATGAAGACCTTTCGCTGCTCTCCCTGAGTTCCGGCGATTACACCTGTATCGCCCCCCTGCTCAAGGCGTTGATGGACAGGCTGTCTCCCAGAAACATCGGAGTGAGTCTTCCCTCCCTTCGAGTGGACAGCCTGGATCCAGAGATGATGGAAGAGATCAAACGGGTCAGAAAGACAGGCTTTACCCTGGCGCCCGAGGCCGGTAATGACCGGCTCAGAAGAATCATCAACAAGGGATTGACCCAGGAGGATATCCTGGAAACGTCGCAGGCGGTTTACCGGGCCGGTTGGAACCTGATTAAGCTTTACTTTATGATCGGGCTCCCATATGAAGAAGAAAGCGATCTACTGGATATTATCCACCTTTCCAAGCAAATCACCCGGCTGGAGGGGAGAAAAGGGAAGAAGGCCAATCTGAACGTGAGCATCTCGACATTCGTACCAAAGGCCCACACCCCGTTCATGTGGACCTCACAGGTCCCTTTGGCGGAAAGCAGACGGCGGATACATCGGATCCAGGACGGCCTCCGGGGAAGCCGGATACGAGTGAAATGGAATCAACCCGAATTGAGCTGGCTGGAGGGAATTTTTTCACGGGGCGACAGGCGGCTGGGCCGCGTGGTCATGGAGGCGTGGCGTCTCGGGGCGAAATTCGATGCATGGGGAGAACATTTCAACAAAGAGGCCTGGGAAGAGGCCTTTTCCCGCTGCGGGGTGGATCCGGATTTCTATCTTTATCGTGAAAGGGACTTGAAGGAGACCCTGCCGTGGGACCATATTCAATCGGGGGTCACCAAGGCGTTTCTCAGAAAAGAATGGAAAAAGGCCGCAGAGGCGGATCTGACCCCCGACTGCAGGCACCACTGCCTGGAGTGCGGTGTTTGTGATCATCAGGAGGTGGATCCGGTCTTTTACCCATGTCCCGGGATAGCCTCCGCTAAAGCCACCGGCGGTGGCATTGGGTCTTCACCCGAATCTGTCAAGAGATACCGCATTACCTACCGGAAGCTTGACAGGGCAAGGCATCTCAGTCATCTGGAGCTTGTCCGGGTTCTCGTCCGGGCCTTTCGCAGGGCCGGACTGGCGCCGGCCTGTTCCAAGGGGTACCACCCCATGCCCAAGGTTTCGTTTTTTACCGCCCTCCCGGTGGGGACCGAAAGCATGGAAGAACTGATGCAGGTGGAATTCCTCCATCCGGTGGATGTCTCTACGATAAAGGAAAGAATTAATGCGGAGCTTCCCGAGGGCGTGGATGTGACTGTTGTGCAAGAGATTCCCCCCGGTGAAAAAAGAGTCCACATCAGCGAAAGCCGGTTTCTGATAACCCTTGATCTGAGAAACAGGGAAAAAGATCTGGAAAAGTTCCTTCGGTCAGAGCATTTCCCAATGGTCAAGAAAGGCAAAAAAGGAGAACATGAGATCGACGTCCGGTCCCTTGTGAGCGACATTTCTCTCATCCCTCCGGATAAGGCATGCCTGATTTTAAGGGAGCGGGAGGGTCCGGGGCTGAAACCGACGGAGATTATGAAAGGCATTTTTTCCCTGAAAGATGAAGATCTCCGGAACATGAAGGTGATGAAGACGGGCCAGACGTTGGAGCAGTCAGGGGTCTGATTGCTCGGGATTCACCAAGATGCCCGGAGCAGGCTGCAGGAGGTCCATACCCCGACCCCCTCCTGGAAAGCCGTTTGTACTCAGGCAGAGAAGGCAGGGCTGATCCCGCCCGCGGCCGGGAGGATCTCAAGGACGATGTCGATTGCCGCTCCAGGACGCTGTTCTGCACCTGGTGCGTGTTACAAATTCGGCAATGACGATTTAAGGCCAAGGAGGCATCCCTCATGCCCAATGAACTGATTATTAATGCCAGACCCTATGAGACCCGGGTCGCCCTTGTAGAAGATAACGCGGTGGTAGAACTCCACATCGAACGAGATACCGGGCAGGAGTTGACCGGAAATATTTATCGAGGTCGGGTCGCCAGGGTCCTGCCGGGGATGCAGGCCGCATTTGTCGACATCGGGCTGGGCAGGACGGCCTTCCTCTATGTATCTGATGTCTACAAGGATTTTTCAGACCTTGAAAAGATGATGCTTGAGAACAGCCAGGCCGGGGAGGAGGTCGGACAGGGCGAGGAGCCGGACTCCGAGGCCTTGCAACCTGACATCCCCCATGAAACCTCTTTGCAGATAGAGGAACTGCTCCATGAAGGTCAGAATATCATGGTTCAGGTGGCCAAAGAACCGTTGGGAAATAAGGGCGCCCGCCTGACTTCTCATATTTCCCTTCCGGGAAGACACCTGGTCCTCATGCCTACGGTCAATCATATCGGGGTCTCCCGAAGAATAGAGGACAAAGAGGAACGGGAACGGCTGAAGGGGATTATCCGGAAGCTCAGGCCTGATTCTCTCGGGTTCATCGTGAGGACCGTTGCAGAGGGCGGGACCAAAGAGAAACTGGCGGCCGAGATGGACTTCCTTCTGAAGCTCTGGGGCAACATTCAGGGGAAAATGGAAAAGGGGTCAAACCCCGGTCTCCTATATAAGGATCTCTCCATTTCCCTGAGAGCGGTGCGGGATCTGTTCACAAGAGAAGTGGACCGTCTGGTCATCGATTCGGAGGAAGAATATGAGACGATCATGGAGTTTATCGATACCTTTGCCCCGAAGCTTAGGTATTCGGTCGAGTTGTATGAAGGGGCGGATCCCATCTTTGACGCGTTTGGGGTGGAAATAGAGATTTCCCGTGCGCTGGGGACTAAGATATGGTTGAAATCCGGGGGGTATATCGTGGTCGAACCGACAGAGGCCCTTACCTCCATAGATGTGAACACCGGGAGTTACGTCGGAAAGAGGAATCTGGAAGAAACCATCCTTAAAACCAATCTGGAGGCCGTCAAGGAGATCGCCTTTCAATTGCGGCTCAGGAACATCGGAGGGCTGATTGTCATCGACTTCATAGACATGGAAAAGGTCGCCAACCGCCATCGGGTGTTCATGGCCCTCAAAGAGGCGTTAAGTAAAGACAGGGCCAAGACAAATGTCTTG containing:
- a CDS encoding Rne/Rng family ribonuclease codes for the protein MPNELIINARPYETRVALVEDNAVVELHIERDTGQELTGNIYRGRVARVLPGMQAAFVDIGLGRTAFLYVSDVYKDFSDLEKMMLENSQAGEEVGQGEEPDSEALQPDIPHETSLQIEELLHEGQNIMVQVAKEPLGNKGARLTSHISLPGRHLVLMPTVNHIGVSRRIEDKEERERLKGIIRKLRPDSLGFIVRTVAEGGTKEKLAAEMDFLLKLWGNIQGKMEKGSNPGLLYKDLSISLRAVRDLFTREVDRLVIDSEEEYETIMEFIDTFAPKLRYSVELYEGADPIFDAFGVEIEISRALGTKIWLKSGGYIVVEPTEALTSIDVNTGSYVGKRNLEETILKTNLEAVKEIAFQLRLRNIGGLIVIDFIDMEKVANRHRVFMALKEALSKDRAKTNVLPMSDLGLIEMTRKRTRASLNRLLNDTCFYCEGRGTLKSAKTICYEIFRDLERECGNPEEGGKVYILVNPEIEKALKEEEQKSIIDLEKRIGRRIIIMGKEDFHMEQYEINF
- a CDS encoding TIGR03960 family B12-binding radical SAM protein; this encodes MSILDQSCFADISRPSRYIGGEINTVRKDLSQTEVSIALAFPDVYEVGMSHLGLKILYHILNAEAWLSAERVYCPWMDMEAELRRLKIPLTTLESDRPVRDFDMVGFSLQHELSYTNVLNMLDLAGIPPLARDRSDNDPLVIAGGPACFNAEPVADFFDLMVVGDGESVALEICRAVREAKRGRRINKKDLLHTLRHVRGIYIPSFFDIRYGPYGTVKEIVPVHADYGEVKKAVLSDLDAYPFPEHQIVPFTELIHDRVAIEIARGCTRGCRFCQAGMIYRPVRERSLASILEKAENTLKWSGYEDLSLLSLSSGDYTCIAPLLKALMDRLSPRNIGVSLPSLRVDSLDPEMMEEIKRVRKTGFTLAPEAGNDRLRRIINKGLTQEDILETSQAVYRAGWNLIKLYFMIGLPYEEESDLLDIIHLSKQITRLEGRKGKKANLNVSISTFVPKAHTPFMWTSQVPLAESRRRIHRIQDGLRGSRIRVKWNQPELSWLEGIFSRGDRRLGRVVMEAWRLGAKFDAWGEHFNKEAWEEAFSRCGVDPDFYLYRERDLKETLPWDHIQSGVTKAFLRKEWKKAAEADLTPDCRHHCLECGVCDHQEVDPVFYPCPGIASAKATGGGIGSSPESVKRYRITYRKLDRARHLSHLELVRVLVRAFRRAGLAPACSKGYHPMPKVSFFTALPVGTESMEELMQVEFLHPVDVSTIKERINAELPEGVDVTVVQEIPPGEKRVHISESRFLITLDLRNREKDLEKFLRSEHFPMVKKGKKGEHEIDVRSLVSDISLIPPDKACLILREREGPGLKPTEIMKGIFSLKDEDLRNMKVMKTGQTLEQSGV